TGGTAATTCCCCAGACAGCCCCGCAGATGTAGAATTAATTACCACGTCAAACGCTTGATCGACGTTATCTAGGGACTGCGCACTGATATTACCGTATTCCTTGAACTCTCCTGCGAGTACCTCAGCTTTAGCAAAGGTACGATTAGCAATAATGATTGATGCAGGATTGTTGTCCAATAGCGGCTTTAGTACACCACGAACCGCGCCACCAGCACCAATGATAAGGATGCGCGCTCCCTCAAGGCTCACTTGATACTGCAATAAGTCCTGAACCAGCCCCTCACCATCGGTGTTGTCACCAATAATTTCGCCATCATCTAACTTTTTAAGGGTATTCACGGCCCCTGCGAGCTTAGCTCGCTCAGTTAAGCGGTCCGCAAAAGTATAAGCGTCGTGTTTAAATGGAGCGGTGACATTACAACCCTTGCCACCTTGTTCATTGAAAAACTGTACCACTGCTTGCTGAAATTCACCGGGTAGGGGTTGCTTTGCTGTATATCTCAAGCTTTGATTCGTTTGTCTCGCAAACAAGGTGTGGATAAAGGGAGATTTGCTCTGCTGAATTGGATTACCAAACACTGCATATTGGTCAATTAACGTATTCATTAAACGTCCTACTACTTATTTATTGCTCTTCACAACCTAACACCTGTTACAGCGTTCGCAAAGTACTACCAATCTCGTGGATGTAAAAATTCTTGATAGAGTTTATCTTCATGAGAGTCAGGCTCTACTTGATAGTTGTATTCCCAGCGAGCCAGCGGAGGCATAGACATAAGGATCGATTCTGTACGCCCCCCACTTTGTAAACCAAACAACGTACCGCGATCATATACTAGGTTGAATTCTACATAACGCCCACGACGGTATAGTTGGAACTGTCTTTGCTGTTCGCTGTACGTGGTTTGCTTACGCTTTTCTACGATTGGTAGATATGCCTTAGTAAACCCCTCACCAACCGCTTTTATGTATGCGAAGCTCTTTTCAAACCCCCATTGATTGAGATCATCAAAGAACAATCCCCCTACTCCTCGTGTCTCTTGACGATGCGGTAAGTAAAAATATTCGTCACACCACGCTTTATGCTCTGCATATACATTGTCACCAAAAGGCGCACATATTGCTTTTGCAGTTTGATGCCAGTGCAAACAGTCTTCTTCATATGGATAGCAAGGGGTTAAATCAAACCCTCCACCAAACCACCATATCGGGTCACAGCCCTCTTTTTCTGCAATAAAGAAGCGTACATTGGCGTGTGAGGTTGGAATAAAAGGGTTACGTGGATGGATAACGAGTGACACTCCCATCGCCTCAAACTTTCGACCAGCAAGCTCAGGGCGATGAGCAGTAGCAGAAGCGGGCATCTTATCCCCATACACATGGGAAAAGTTAACTCCTCCCTGCTCAAACAACAGCCCCCCCTTCATGACACGCGTTCGACCGCCACCACCTTGTTTTCGTTGCCATGCATCTTCAATAAACTGCCCTTGACCATCGACTAACTCTAACTGGCTACAAATGTGCTCCTGCAGACTAAGTAAGTACTCCCTTACAGCCTGCTTATTAACATTTTGCATTCTATCCCTGCCTTAATACTTGCAGTGTTCGCACATCACGAATCTCTGATGGGTTTTGTCTATCCCCAACCACACCATGCACAACAAAAACCGATTTAGAACCTAGCTGTTCAGTAACCTGCTCTGTTGTTACACAAGGTGGTAACCCAGATAAGTTAGCGCTGGTTGAAGTAAGCGGTTTACCAAACTTCAAACATAGGCTCTGAACCAGTGGATGGTCTGTAACGCGAACCGCAACTGTATCAAATTGCCCGTGTACTAATTTATGGGTTTTATGGCTAACCGGCATTACCCAAGTTACAGGCCCAGGCCAACTGTGAAATACGGTATCTAGCTGTTGTTGGGTAAGCTTAGAGACATCAATATACGGCAGCAACTGTTCAAAGCTCGCAGCAATCAAAATCAAACCTTTATCTGCTTGTCTTTGCTTAATCTCCAACAGCTCCATTAATGCTTTTTCATTATCAGGGTCACACCCCACACCGAAGACAGCCTCTGTTGGGTAAGCTATAACTCGCCCTTGCTGTAGAGCCTCTATTGCACCATCCATAACAATCATCGTTTACTGAATCCCTAATTCGGCATCTGTTGCATTTAGTTTACAAATTCTATTCATTACTGATAAGTATTTCCTTTAATTTCGATTAAATAGCTGACGCAAACGTTTTCCTATACAAAAAATAGCCGTATAATGCGCGCAAAATTGATATTCCATGCTCAAACAGTTAAATCAGGAGTCTTACCATGCAAGTCGGTATTATCATGGGTTCTAAATCAGATTGGCCAACGATGAAACTCGCAGCTGAAATGCTTGATACATTTGGTATTAGCTATGAAACCAAAGTAGTTTCGGCTCACCGTACACCTCAACTGCTCGCAGATTACGCAAACAGTGCCAAAGATCGCGGTATTAAAGTAATTATTGCTGGTGCGGGTGGTGCTGCGCATCTACCAGGTATGTGTGCTGCTTTTACTAGCCTACCAGTACTAGGTGTTCCAGTTCAGTCTAGAGCACTAAAAGGCATGGACTCTCTATTATCAATAGTACAAATGCCAAAAGGTATTGCAGTTGGCACCCTTGCTATCGGTGAAGCTGGTGCGGCAAATGCTGGTATTCTTGCTGCACAAATTATCGGTACTCATGTACCTGAGGTTATGGAAAAAATCGAAGCTTTCCGCCAAAATCAAACCGATACCGTACTAGCAAACCCTAATCCAGCTGAGGAATAAATAATGCAGGTTCTGGTTTTAGGTGCAGGTCAACTTGCGCGAATGATGGCACTAGCAGCTGCTCCTTTGAACATTAAAACCATTGCTTTTGATGTCAACAGCGAAGCAATTGTTGAGCCATTAACCCAAACAAAACTTGGGCAAGGCCTAGAGTTTGCGATTGAGCAAGCCGATGTTATTACTGCTGAATTTGAGCACGTTCCTCACCCCGTATTAGATGCCTGTCAAGCCAGTGGTAAATTACTACCGAGTGCAGAGGCAATTAAGACCGGTGGTGACCGCCGTATTGAAAAAGCACTTCTAGATAGAGCGCAGGTTGCAAATGCTAAATATGCACTGATTCGCAATCAAGATGACTTTAAAGCTGCTATTGAATATGTTGGCTTACCTATGGTTCTTAAGAGCACCTTAGGTGGCTACGATGGCAAAGGGCAGTGGCGCTTAACCTCAACACAACAAGTTGAGACGACATGGCTAGAAATGGAAGCCTGTATCAGCGCACAAGATTCTCAAGCGATCATTGCTGAAGAGTTTGTCGCCTTTGACAGAGAAGTATCTCTAGTCGGAGCTAGAAATAGCAAAGGCGAGATTGTGGTTTACCCACTTGCTGAAAATGTACACACCAATGGCGTCTTAAGCCTCTCAACCGCAATTGAAGATAAAGCACTTCAAGGGCAAGCAAAACAGATGTTTACCGCTGTTGCCGAGTGCTTAGATTATGTTGGAGTGCTGGCACTTGAGTTCTTTGATGTGCAAGGCAAGCTGATGGTCAATGAGATCGCACCTCGAGTGCATAACTCTGGCCACTGGACTCAACAAGGAGCAGAAACCTGCCAGTTTGAGAACCATATGCGAGCAGTGTGCGGACTGCCACTAGGTAGTACTGAGATGCTTCGTCCAACGAGTATGATCAACATTTTAGGTGAAGATTGCCTGCCTCAGACTGTACTCGCTATGAGCCAAGCTCATGTACATTGGTATGGTAAAGATAAGCGTCCTGGACGCAAGATGGGGCACATCAATGTCAGCGGTAAAGATGAGGCTGATAGGAAGGCTCAATTAGAAGCTATTACTAAGCTTCTAGACCCAAAAGCTTATCCCGCATTAAGTCAAAAATAACAGTACCCATAAATAAAAAGGCAGCTTGTGAGCTGCCTTTTTATTCTTGCAAAGCCTGGCACTTTCTATCAGCGCACACGACCGTATTCTTCTTTTTGGTTAACAGCTTAAATCCGCATTGCTTGCATTCACCAGCAATAGGCTCTGAATTTAAGGCGTAATCACATTTTGGATAGCTATCACATGCATAGAATTGCTTGCCATAACGAGAGACTCTCTCAACCAAACTTCCTTTATTGCAGACCGGGCAACTAAACAATTGTTGCGCGCTTTCATGCTCGGTATGTGCAATATAGTGGCACGCTGGATAAGACTCACACCCAATAAACATCCCATAGCGACCCTGTCGTAATACCAATTCACTGGCACATTCTGGACAAGGCACACCGAGCGCTTTGATAATCTGACCTGTAGGTTGATGTAACGGCTTAATAAAATCGCATTCAGGGTAGTTCATACAGCCCAAGAAAGCGCCATGCTTGCCGTGACGTACCTGTAACTCTGCACCACAATCAGGACAATGTTGTTCGAGCGCTTGTCCTTGGGAAGAAAACAGTTTTTTATCAATGTGGCTATTCATGAATTAGTGCAACACACCGTGGTCGGTAGTGTAGAGCAACTCTTCCATAGTGGTATAGGCGCTCTCATTTCCCGGTACATTAAACAGCACCATCAGGATAATCCACTTCAAGTCATCTAACTGAAGATCTAATGTTTCAAGCCCCATCACACGGTCGATAACCATCTCTCTCGATTCAGGAGTTAATACATTGATTTGCTCCAAGAATAAAAGAAAGCCACGGCAACGGGTGTCCAACCTTTGCTGCTCACGAGATGAGTAAATTCGCATAGAGGTTGCAGCGCTCATAGCAATACTTTGGCTCGCACCTTCATCTTGCAGTGCGGCTAAACCTTCTAGCCAATTGAGTGCCTTGTAAATCTCTTGCTGATGGAAACCGGCACGAAGCAGTTCTTGCTCAAGTTCACCTTGATCAATATCTAAATCACTATCACTATGAACATATGTCTCAAATAGATACATAAGAATATCCATCATAGCTAACGTCCCCTCAATCTAATAAAACCACCACTGGCTGAAGCTACCAATCCTTTGAGCTCCAACTCTAATAGGTGCATCATAACCTTATTTACTGGTAAATGGGTCCTTTCTGCTAAAAAATCAACCGACAATAAGCTGTCGCCAAATTGTTCTAACAGCAATGCCTCAGCTTGAGAAAGGTTGGCCTTTTCTGTAACGCTCTGTTTTTGTTCAATTACATCATCAATTACACCCTTATATGCGCTTACACCAAGGATTTCGCTCAATACATCGTCCGCACAAGTCACTAACGTTGCTCCATCCTGAATTAAGCGGTGAGAACCTTGAGCCGCTGGGTTATATAACGAGCCCGGAACAGCAAATACTTCCCGTCCTTGCTCTATGGCAAATCGCGCAGTGATTAAAGTACCACTCTTTAAACTAGCCTCTATGACAACCACTCCTCGACAGAGCCCACTAATGATCCGGTTTCGACGAGGGAAATTGCTCGCTTTAGGAGGCGTCGATGGCAGGAATTCAGTTACCAAAGCCCCACTTACCAAGATTCTATTCATCAAAGCCCTATGCGACTTGGGGTAACAATGCTCAAAGCCGCAACCTAATACCGCCACCGTTTCTCCTCCTGCATCCAAGCAAGACTGGTGAGCACGTCCATCGACGCCAAGAGCCATGCCACTGGTAACCGCTATTCCTCTCTTCGCGAACTGCCGCGCAAAATCACACGCGGTATTAAGACCCTCAATCGAAGCTGAGCGACTACCGACAATGCCTATC
Above is a genomic segment from Vibrio gallicus containing:
- the aroE gene encoding shikimate dehydrogenase yields the protein MNTLIDQYAVFGNPIQQSKSPFIHTLFARQTNQSLRYTAKQPLPGEFQQAVVQFFNEQGGKGCNVTAPFKHDAYTFADRLTERAKLAGAVNTLKKLDDGEIIGDNTDGEGLVQDLLQYQVSLEGARILIIGAGGAVRGVLKPLLDNNPASIIIANRTFAKAEVLAGEFKEYGNISAQSLDNVDQAFDVVINSTSAGLSGELPQISPAIFSATTVSYDMIYGSGNTHFNEWALANGAAKAYDGLGMLVGQAAESFMLWRGIRPGARQVLRELRKNLEGVS
- the hemF gene encoding oxygen-dependent coproporphyrinogen oxidase; this encodes MQNVNKQAVREYLLSLQEHICSQLELVDGQGQFIEDAWQRKQGGGGRTRVMKGGLLFEQGGVNFSHVYGDKMPASATAHRPELAGRKFEAMGVSLVIHPRNPFIPTSHANVRFFIAEKEGCDPIWWFGGGFDLTPCYPYEEDCLHWHQTAKAICAPFGDNVYAEHKAWCDEYFYLPHRQETRGVGGLFFDDLNQWGFEKSFAYIKAVGEGFTKAYLPIVEKRKQTTYSEQQRQFQLYRRGRYVEFNLVYDRGTLFGLQSGGRTESILMSMPPLARWEYNYQVEPDSHEDKLYQEFLHPRDW
- a CDS encoding L-threonylcarbamoyladenylate synthase; protein product: MIVMDGAIEALQQGRVIAYPTEAVFGVGCDPDNEKALMELLEIKQRQADKGLILIAASFEQLLPYIDVSKLTQQQLDTVFHSWPGPVTWVMPVSHKTHKLVHGQFDTVAVRVTDHPLVQSLCLKFGKPLTSTSANLSGLPPCVTTEQVTEQLGSKSVFVVHGVVGDRQNPSEIRDVRTLQVLRQG
- the purE gene encoding 5-(carboxyamino)imidazole ribonucleotide mutase, whose protein sequence is MQVGIIMGSKSDWPTMKLAAEMLDTFGISYETKVVSAHRTPQLLADYANSAKDRGIKVIIAGAGGAAHLPGMCAAFTSLPVLGVPVQSRALKGMDSLLSIVQMPKGIAVGTLAIGEAGAANAGILAAQIIGTHVPEVMEKIEAFRQNQTDTVLANPNPAEE
- a CDS encoding 5-(carboxyamino)imidazole ribonucleotide synthase, whose amino-acid sequence is MQVLVLGAGQLARMMALAAAPLNIKTIAFDVNSEAIVEPLTQTKLGQGLEFAIEQADVITAEFEHVPHPVLDACQASGKLLPSAEAIKTGGDRRIEKALLDRAQVANAKYALIRNQDDFKAAIEYVGLPMVLKSTLGGYDGKGQWRLTSTQQVETTWLEMEACISAQDSQAIIAEEFVAFDREVSLVGARNSKGEIVVYPLAENVHTNGVLSLSTAIEDKALQGQAKQMFTAVAECLDYVGVLALEFFDVQGKLMVNEIAPRVHNSGHWTQQGAETCQFENHMRAVCGLPLGSTEMLRPTSMINILGEDCLPQTVLAMSQAHVHWYGKDKRPGRKMGHINVSGKDEADRKAQLEAITKLLDPKAYPALSQK
- a CDS encoding DNA topoisomerase family protein, which translates into the protein MNSHIDKKLFSSQGQALEQHCPDCGAELQVRHGKHGAFLGCMNYPECDFIKPLHQPTGQIIKALGVPCPECASELVLRQGRYGMFIGCESYPACHYIAHTEHESAQQLFSCPVCNKGSLVERVSRYGKQFYACDSYPKCDYALNSEPIAGECKQCGFKLLTKKKNTVVCADRKCQALQE
- a CDS encoding DUF494 family protein; the encoded protein is MMDILMYLFETYVHSDSDLDIDQGELEQELLRAGFHQQEIYKALNWLEGLAALQDEGASQSIAMSAATSMRIYSSREQQRLDTRCRGFLLFLEQINVLTPESREMVIDRVMGLETLDLQLDDLKWIILMVLFNVPGNESAYTTMEELLYTTDHGVLH
- the dprA gene encoding DNA-processing protein DprA, encoding MIEAQKIAWLTLHTIPRLSGVKAQKILENITPEELLCCSQKNLLDIGFKPNQAAYICDKGGVTVENCLRWAEKESHHLLMLPDDTYPDQLRQISSAPPVLFVKGKPSVLQEQQIGIVGSRSASIEGLNTACDFARQFAKRGIAVTSGMALGVDGRAHQSCLDAGGETVAVLGCGFEHCYPKSHRALMNRILVSGALVTEFLPSTPPKASNFPRRNRIISGLCRGVVVIEASLKSGTLITARFAIEQGREVFAVPGSLYNPAAQGSHRLIQDGATLVTCADDVLSEILGVSAYKGVIDDVIEQKQSVTEKANLSQAEALLLEQFGDSLLSVDFLAERTHLPVNKVMMHLLELELKGLVASASGGFIRLRGR